From a single Planctellipticum variicoloris genomic region:
- a CDS encoding DmsC/YnfH family molybdoenzyme membrane anchor subunit, producing the protein MKTDLPLPVLESPSLPSFLEELLGAQQDLTAVERFAQLHAADTLPAQAKYYRSLLPAKPPGPGEQYAFEVDLDRCSGCKACVTACHSLNGLDEHETWRDVGLLVGGTSSLPVIQHVTAACHHCVDPACMNGCPTRAYEKDPVTGIVRHLDDQCFGCQYCVLACPYDVPKYSHKKGIVRKCDMCSQRLAVGEAPACVQACPHEAIRIQVVSKADVAADCEANVFLPGAPDPQLTVPTTTYRTQKVFPRNMLPADYYNVRIEDAHAPLIVMLVLTQLSVGACFVSAALYAGATTPMIDAIRPWQAVTALCFGLLALGSSTLHLGRPHLAWRAFLGLRTSWLSREIVAFGVFAKTAALYAAGMTFLPWLMTMAVTLWYVLQAGVLLSGLAGVFCSAMIYHWTRRPTWSGPRTFLRFFGTAAWLGLTATLLAATIAAALSRDLSVGPVLSEFVGRLGWPLMTAAAAKLAYEAQDLLHRFDRHHTSLKRVARLQTGPLSLLSIGRFTLGVLGGLVLPWMMLQETAQTSASTWVVLVGLTFGLSLAGELAERTLFFMTAVAPRMPGAVRT; encoded by the coding sequence GTGAAAACCGACCTGCCGCTCCCCGTGCTCGAAAGCCCGAGCCTCCCCTCGTTCCTGGAAGAACTCCTCGGGGCGCAGCAGGACCTCACCGCCGTCGAACGCTTCGCCCAGCTCCACGCGGCGGACACGCTGCCGGCCCAGGCCAAATACTACCGCTCGCTCCTGCCGGCGAAACCGCCGGGACCGGGCGAGCAGTATGCCTTCGAAGTCGACCTCGATCGCTGCTCCGGCTGCAAAGCCTGTGTCACCGCCTGCCATTCCCTCAACGGACTCGACGAACACGAAACCTGGCGGGACGTCGGGCTGCTGGTCGGCGGAACCAGCTCGCTCCCGGTCATTCAGCACGTCACCGCGGCCTGCCACCACTGCGTCGATCCCGCCTGCATGAACGGCTGCCCGACGCGGGCTTACGAAAAAGACCCCGTCACCGGCATCGTGCGGCACCTCGACGATCAATGCTTCGGCTGCCAGTATTGCGTCCTGGCCTGCCCCTACGACGTGCCGAAATACAGCCACAAAAAGGGCATCGTCCGCAAGTGCGACATGTGCTCCCAGCGGCTGGCCGTCGGGGAAGCCCCCGCCTGCGTACAGGCCTGTCCGCACGAGGCGATCCGGATTCAGGTGGTCTCGAAGGCCGATGTCGCCGCGGACTGCGAGGCCAACGTCTTTCTGCCAGGGGCGCCCGATCCGCAATTGACCGTCCCGACGACGACCTATCGCACGCAGAAGGTCTTTCCGCGCAACATGCTGCCGGCCGACTACTACAATGTCCGGATCGAGGACGCCCACGCTCCGCTGATCGTGATGCTCGTGCTGACGCAGCTTTCGGTCGGAGCCTGTTTCGTCAGTGCGGCCCTCTATGCGGGGGCGACGACGCCGATGATTGACGCCATCCGGCCCTGGCAGGCGGTCACAGCCCTCTGCTTCGGGCTGCTGGCGCTCGGGTCCTCGACCTTGCATCTCGGCCGTCCCCACCTCGCCTGGCGGGCGTTTCTGGGGCTGCGGACGTCATGGCTGAGCCGCGAAATCGTCGCGTTCGGCGTCTTCGCGAAGACCGCCGCGCTCTATGCCGCCGGGATGACGTTTCTCCCCTGGCTGATGACGATGGCCGTGACTTTATGGTACGTGCTGCAGGCGGGGGTGCTCCTCAGCGGACTGGCGGGCGTCTTTTGCTCGGCGATGATCTACCACTGGACGCGCCGCCCGACCTGGTCGGGACCGCGGACGTTCCTGCGATTCTTCGGCACGGCGGCGTGGCTGGGACTGACGGCGACGCTGCTTGCAGCGACGATCGCCGCCGCGCTGAGTCGCGATCTGAGCGTCGGCCCGGTCCTGTCCGAGTTCGTCGGCCGACTGGGCTGGCCGCTGATGACGGCGGCTGCGGCCAAACTGGCGTACGAAGCGCAGGATCTGCTCCATCGCTTCGACCGGCACCATACCTCCCTGAAACGGGTCGCCAGGTTGCAGACGGGGCCGCTGTCACTCCTGTCGATTGGCAGATTCACCCTGGGAGTCCTGGGCGGTCTCGTTCTCCCCTGGATGATGCTGCAGGAGACCGCGCAGACGTCGGCGTCCACCTGGGTTGTGCTGGTCGGCTTGACATTCGGGCTGTCGCTGGCAGGCGAACTGGCCGAACGGACGCTGTTCTTCATGACCGCGGTGGCGCCGCGGATGCCGGGAGCGGTGCGCACATGA
- the nirB gene encoding nitrite reductase large subunit NirB, producing MISQTPSREPRTIVVIGNGMVGHRFCERLVECDVEDQYRIVTFCEESRPAYDRVGLSKYFTHRDAGQLMLADPAWYAEHDIELHVGDKAVSINRFDRVVESQQGRRIGYDILVLATGSSPFVPPTPGVDLPGVFVYRTIDDLDQMLAWGESAKRAAVIGGGLLGLEAAKAVLDMGLEAHVVEFAPRLMPRQLDERGSQILVSQIESLGAKVHLNRQTRQILGEHRVTGMAFADETSLDVDMVVVSAGIRPRDELAKACGLDLGPRGGVIVNDALLTSDPHIYAIGEVALHRGMIYGLVAPGYDMAETLAKNLTGDSGEFRGADLSTKLKLMGVDVASFGQYEADADVAKCVSFEDPIAGIYKKLLVTSDGRHLLGGMLVGDASDFTRLLSLCKSGKPLPGSASDLLGMGGAATAGAADLDDDCQICSCNNVTKGTVCAAIRGGVTAVGELKKCTKAGTGCGGCIPLVTDILNAELKLSGQKVDLSLCEHFAYTRQELFQIVKVKGCRTFDALLASHGAGHGCEICKPAVASILASLWNDPILKREHATLQDTNDRFLANIQRGGLYSVVPRVAGGEVTPDKLIALGTVAKKFGLYTKITGGQRVDLFGARVQDLPDIWADLVEAGFESGHAYGKSLRTVKSCVGSTWCRYGVGDSVGFAIRIENRYKGLRSPHKLKGGVSGCVRECAEAQGKDFGLIATEQGYNLYVCGNGGAKPRHADLLAADLDEETCIRYLDRFLMYYVTTADRLTRTSVWLDKLEGGIEHLRAVVIDDKLGLCADLEAMMQRVVDTYRCEWKDVVDDPELQQRFRQFVNTDESEPDIEFVSERGQSRPADWPDEAELAQLQLPNGKAYIPAIDGRTWVRVGNVKDFPQDGGGTIRYGYAQIAVFQFASRGEWYATSNMCPHKREFVLSRGILGDVQGEPKVACPLHKKTFSLKTGQCLTGEEYVIDTYPVKIDGDDVLLYLPPPGRLAEAPAVEQRRCGTGCHSCSGSPVAIGQSV from the coding sequence ATGATTTCACAGACACCTTCCCGCGAACCCCGCACCATCGTAGTGATCGGCAACGGCATGGTCGGCCATCGCTTCTGCGAACGACTGGTCGAGTGCGATGTCGAAGATCAGTACCGGATCGTCACCTTCTGCGAAGAGTCCCGCCCCGCCTACGACAGGGTTGGCCTGAGCAAATACTTCACGCACCGCGACGCCGGGCAGCTCATGCTCGCCGATCCCGCCTGGTACGCTGAGCACGACATCGAGCTGCACGTTGGCGACAAGGCGGTGAGCATCAACCGGTTTGACCGCGTGGTTGAATCGCAGCAGGGGCGACGAATCGGCTACGACATTCTGGTTCTGGCGACCGGGTCGTCGCCGTTCGTACCGCCAACACCCGGAGTGGACCTGCCCGGGGTGTTCGTCTACCGCACGATCGACGATCTCGACCAGATGCTGGCCTGGGGCGAATCGGCAAAACGGGCCGCGGTGATCGGCGGCGGACTCCTCGGGCTGGAAGCTGCCAAGGCCGTGCTCGATATGGGGCTGGAAGCCCACGTGGTCGAGTTCGCCCCCCGTCTGATGCCACGGCAGCTCGACGAGCGCGGCTCGCAGATTCTGGTAAGCCAGATCGAGTCGCTTGGGGCGAAAGTCCACCTGAATCGGCAGACCCGGCAGATTCTCGGCGAACACCGCGTCACCGGGATGGCGTTTGCGGACGAAACCAGCCTGGACGTCGACATGGTCGTCGTCTCAGCGGGCATCCGCCCCCGGGACGAACTGGCGAAAGCCTGCGGGCTGGATCTCGGCCCGCGCGGCGGGGTGATCGTCAACGATGCCCTCCTGACCAGCGACCCGCACATTTACGCCATCGGCGAAGTCGCACTGCACCGCGGGATGATCTATGGCCTCGTGGCTCCCGGCTACGACATGGCCGAGACGCTGGCGAAGAACCTGACCGGGGATTCCGGCGAGTTTCGCGGCGCCGATCTGTCGACCAAGCTCAAGCTGATGGGAGTCGACGTCGCCTCGTTCGGGCAGTACGAGGCCGACGCCGATGTTGCGAAATGCGTCTCGTTCGAAGACCCGATCGCAGGAATCTACAAGAAGCTGCTGGTCACCTCTGACGGCCGGCATCTGCTGGGTGGGATGCTGGTCGGGGACGCGTCCGATTTCACGCGCCTGCTGTCGCTGTGCAAGAGCGGCAAGCCGCTGCCGGGCTCGGCGTCCGATCTGCTTGGAATGGGCGGGGCCGCCACGGCCGGAGCGGCGGACCTCGACGATGATTGCCAGATCTGCTCGTGCAACAACGTCACCAAAGGGACGGTTTGCGCAGCGATCCGCGGAGGCGTCACGGCTGTCGGCGAACTCAAGAAGTGCACGAAGGCCGGTACCGGCTGCGGAGGTTGCATCCCGCTGGTCACGGACATTCTCAACGCGGAACTGAAACTCTCCGGGCAGAAGGTGGACCTGTCGCTGTGCGAGCATTTTGCCTACACCCGGCAGGAGCTGTTTCAGATTGTCAAAGTCAAAGGCTGCCGGACGTTCGACGCGCTGCTGGCCAGTCACGGCGCGGGGCACGGGTGCGAGATCTGCAAGCCGGCAGTGGCGTCGATTCTCGCCAGCCTGTGGAACGATCCGATCCTGAAACGCGAACATGCCACGCTGCAGGACACCAACGACCGGTTCCTGGCGAATATTCAGCGGGGCGGGCTCTACTCAGTGGTGCCGCGGGTCGCCGGCGGTGAAGTCACACCCGACAAGTTGATCGCCCTGGGGACCGTTGCGAAGAAGTTCGGTCTCTACACGAAGATCACCGGCGGGCAGCGGGTGGATCTTTTCGGTGCGCGGGTTCAGGATCTCCCCGACATCTGGGCGGATCTGGTGGAGGCGGGCTTTGAGAGCGGCCATGCCTACGGAAAATCACTTCGGACGGTGAAGAGCTGCGTCGGATCGACCTGGTGCCGGTATGGCGTGGGGGACTCCGTCGGTTTCGCGATTCGCATAGAAAACCGCTACAAGGGGCTCCGCTCGCCGCACAAGCTCAAAGGGGGCGTCTCCGGCTGCGTGCGCGAATGCGCCGAGGCCCAGGGGAAAGACTTCGGACTGATCGCCACCGAGCAAGGCTACAACCTCTACGTGTGCGGTAATGGCGGCGCGAAGCCCCGGCATGCCGACCTGCTGGCGGCCGATCTCGACGAAGAAACCTGCATCCGCTATCTCGACCGCTTCCTGATGTATTACGTCACCACGGCAGACCGGCTGACGCGGACCTCCGTCTGGCTCGACAAGCTGGAGGGGGGAATCGAACACCTGCGGGCCGTGGTCATCGACGACAAGCTCGGGCTGTGCGCCGATCTCGAAGCGATGATGCAGCGCGTCGTCGATACCTACCGTTGCGAATGGAAAGACGTCGTCGACGATCCGGAACTGCAGCAGCGGTTCCGGCAGTTCGTCAACACGGACGAAAGCGAGCCGGACATCGAGTTCGTCTCCGAACGGGGCCAGTCTCGCCCCGCCGACTGGCCAGATGAGGCGGAACTTGCCCAGCTCCAGTTGCCGAACGGCAAGGCTTATATTCCGGCAATCGATGGCCGGACCTGGGTGCGCGTCGGGAACGTCAAGGATTTTCCCCAGGATGGCGGCGGAACCATCCGCTACGGATATGCGCAGATCGCAGTCTTTCAGTTCGCCAGCCGCGGCGAATGGTACGCCACCTCCAACATGTGTCCCCACAAGCGGGAGTTCGTGCTCTCGCGCGGCATCCTGGGGGACGTGCAGGGTGAACCGAAGGTCGCCTGCCCGCTCCACAAGAAGACGTTCTCACTCAAAACAGGCCAGTGCCTGACTGGCGAGGAATACGTGATCGACACCTACCCGGTGAAGATCGATGGCGACGATGTCCTGTTATACCTGCCGCCCCCCGGGCGCCTGGCCGAGGCGCCGGCGGTCGAGCAGCGCCGGTGCGGGACAGGCTGCCATTCCTGCAGCGGCAGTCCGGTGGCAATCGGTCAGTCGGTCTAA